In Terriglobales bacterium, a single window of DNA contains:
- a CDS encoding ATP-binding cassette domain-containing protein yields the protein MISVSNVSMRYGAKVLFEEVSTAFTPGKRYGLTGPNGAGKSTFMKILTGELEPQKGSVVRPKKFGTLSQDQFAFDTFRVIDAVVMGNKRLWAALEEREKIYAKAEMTDEDGMRLGELEGIVGEEDGYSAESDAAILLQGLDIPDELHASNMGELQGGQKVRVLLAQALFGHPQALLLDEPTNHLDLDSIHWLQSFLNNYDGVLIVISHDRHFLNSVCTHIADIDYETIITYTGGYDDMVMAKTQIRSQIESQNAQREKKIAQLNEFIARFSAGTRSSQVQSRRKEVERLQVTELARSNIQRPFLKFEPKRPSGKHILELEGVTKSYGDNQVITGFTASVIRGEKIALMGRNGTGKTTLLNALLANSGTVPQTELRTTSGYEGAFIDGGKVIWGHEALVGYFAQDHKTLIEKNMSVFDWLYQWDPSASNEEIRGLLGQMLFARDEGNKRTDNLSGGEAARLIFCKLMLQKPNVLVLDEPTNHLDLESINALNIALQRYQGTILLVTHDHDVIDEVASRIWHFEDRKIEDFKGAYEEYQTVHA from the coding sequence ATGATTTCAGTCAGTAATGTTTCTATGCGCTACGGCGCTAAAGTTCTGTTCGAAGAGGTCAGCACGGCGTTCACGCCGGGCAAGCGTTATGGCCTCACTGGCCCTAACGGCGCCGGCAAATCCACGTTCATGAAGATCCTGACCGGCGAGTTGGAGCCGCAAAAGGGCTCTGTCGTTCGCCCCAAGAAGTTCGGCACCTTGAGCCAGGACCAATTCGCATTTGACACCTTTCGCGTGATTGACGCGGTCGTTATGGGCAACAAGCGTCTGTGGGCCGCGCTCGAAGAGCGCGAGAAGATCTACGCCAAGGCCGAAATGACCGATGAAGACGGCATGCGGCTGGGAGAGTTGGAAGGCATCGTGGGTGAAGAGGATGGCTACTCCGCCGAAAGCGACGCCGCGATCCTGCTGCAAGGTCTGGATATTCCCGACGAGCTGCACGCAAGCAATATGGGTGAACTGCAAGGCGGACAAAAAGTCCGCGTGCTACTGGCGCAGGCGCTGTTCGGACATCCGCAAGCCCTGTTGCTCGACGAACCCACAAACCACCTCGATCTGGATTCGATCCACTGGTTGCAGAGCTTCCTGAATAATTATGACGGCGTGCTCATCGTGATCTCACATGACCGCCACTTTCTCAACAGTGTTTGCACGCACATTGCCGACATTGATTACGAGACCATCATCACCTATACCGGCGGCTATGACGATATGGTGATGGCCAAGACCCAGATCCGCTCGCAAATCGAGTCGCAGAATGCGCAGCGCGAAAAGAAGATCGCGCAACTAAATGAATTCATCGCGCGCTTCTCGGCGGGCACGCGCTCCAGCCAGGTGCAGTCGCGGCGTAAAGAGGTCGAGCGCCTGCAGGTGACCGAGCTGGCCAGGTCGAATATCCAACGGCCATTTCTGAAATTCGAGCCCAAGCGGCCTTCCGGTAAACATATTCTGGAGCTGGAGGGAGTGACCAAGTCCTACGGAGACAACCAGGTCATCACTGGTTTTACTGCGAGCGTGATTCGTGGAGAAAAAATCGCGTTGATGGGCCGCAACGGCACCGGCAAGACGACCCTGTTGAATGCTCTTCTGGCAAACTCGGGTACGGTCCCGCAAACCGAGTTGCGAACAACCAGCGGCTACGAAGGCGCATTCATTGATGGTGGAAAGGTAATCTGGGGACACGAGGCGCTAGTCGGATATTTTGCCCAAGACCACAAAACCCTCATTGAAAAGAACATGTCTGTGTTCGATTGGCTCTATCAATGGGACCCGTCAGCCTCGAACGAGGAAATTCGCGGACTGCTTGGTCAAATGCTGTTCGCGCGTGATGAGGGCAACAAGCGCACCGATAATCTCTCCGGCGGCGAGGCCGCGCGGCTCATCTTTTGCAAGCTGATGCTGCAAAAGCCTAACGTCCTGGTGCTGGATGAGCCTACTAACCACCTGGATTTGGAATCCATCAATGCTCTTAATATCGCGCTGCAGCGCTATCAGGGAACAATACTTTTAGTGACCCACGACCATGATGTGATTGACGAGGTCGCCAGCAGGATCTGGCACTTTGAGGACCGCAAGATCGAGGACTTCAAGGGCGCCTACGAGGAGTATCAGACCGTCCACGCGTAA